The following nucleotide sequence is from Hevea brasiliensis isolate MT/VB/25A 57/8 chromosome 7, ASM3005281v1, whole genome shotgun sequence.
TTGCAgaaattttcttgatttttaaaaatatttaatttattccttAACTAAAAATGTATtggaattgtttaaaatcccttgtagtatatttaatgatttatcgataggtgaaattcggtatttcattatgtatactacgggatcatatcatATATTACAGACGCGTGACGTGTGACAGAAAACACATTTTGTGAGAAAGAGAAAATTAGAGTTAATTTTCTCTAAACTTTTTGAAAGATTTTGGAtgtaattgaatttgaaggtTTGAATGATTTATGAGagaaaaaaatgttatttttctcataataaaagTTTTATTTATAAAAAGTAGGCTTATACCTCTTTGTATTTTGAGCTAAAATTTCTAAACAGTTTGGCTCTGCAATTCTTTGGTCCTGACATTGACATAGATTTGGCAGGAGGAAATGCCCAGACATTGAGTTTCATGGGCCTCCTGATCGAGATCTTACACATTGTGCAAATTTGCTATTGATCTAATGAAAGTTGagaatttctttaatttctttcttgTTTTTTAAACAAGGGATTAGAAACACAAAATCATATCAAACAAAATCTGGGATAGGAACATCACAAATGTCATGGAGGAGGATGCTGGTGATCCCAAAAGGAGGAGCTTCAAATTGAGTAATACCCAAAGAGCAAGAATGCCCGAAATTTGCAAGCTAATCAGTACACACATTTCCTTCCCTGTGTATGTGTTTGATTTGCACCTCCCAATCTCTCCAAAGGAGCTCCCTAATCGCATACAGCAACTGAGGACTTATGCATCATACTTTagctataaataaattatttctgTGGAGAGAAAAATCAATTAAACATAAGCAAAAACTCATTTTTATTGACAAAACCTAAAATATTAAAACAATAAAGAACAATATAATTAATGAAGGACAAGCCTTCTTTCTTTAACATCCTATTGTAAACCATCCCAACAAATTTAAGCTACCCAAACATCAAACTCACTCCAATAATAGCACCCAAAACCAACCCAACTAAACCAATAAAACCCCGAGAACCCGAATGTGCTGGTGCTGGTTCTGGAGCATTTGGATCTGTTGGGCTATCCCTAGGAGACTCTGCTGCAGACGGTGGCAGATATGGAGAAGAACCAGTAGGTAGAGCACCAAATGGAGGGGGAGATTGAGGAACAGGAACAGGAGTAGGTTGTGGTTTGGGTCTAACAGCCATGACAACAGTGAACAATCTTTGGCCCTTATTGCAATTATCAGCATTGCCAGAGATGAAGTAGAATGGCCCTGTGCGATCAAACTTGAAGATGGAGTCACCATCTGTTAGGGACTGTATAGGTTCCTTGATGTTGCATGAGTAGTAATCGTCCTTGATCACCACCAAGACTGAGTTGGACCCTTTCTTGTACTTGAAAACTGGAAGAAATTAACACTCAAATCATCATCAGATCATTCTTTCAGAAAtaaaggtaaaatttcaagaaagATTAGAATAAAAGGATGGAGCTTACATAGAGTATCATTAACTTGAAACCTGTTTTTATGAGCCCATAGAGTGTAGTTCTCAGAAGGGTTTAAAACCCAGCCATCTCTGCCACCAACAATGAACTGATAAGCCTGTGATGAACCAGAAAGAAACCCCATGATCATCATGAAGAAAATCACAAGCAAAAACCCAAGAAATCTTTGAGTCCCCATAATTActaatgatttcttcaccaacaactcaaataattaaaaaagaaaaagaactcTCGATCAAGAACCAGCCaacttgtacttaacaaagaggTAACAATGCAGAGAGAAGAATGGGAAATGAAGTAAGGCTGGTGTGAATATATATGGCAAAAGCTTGGCTATCTGGAATAAGAATACGTGGTATAAATGTTGAAGGCGTTTCAAAGGAGCATTATTTCTGATCCGGAGGGAGAGATTACACGTTGCGACATGCAAGGGACTTAACGGTCATGAGAGGGTAGTTTTTAATACTACAAATTGAAACCGGATGAGAAGAAAACAAGGGGCTATACCTCTGCCTCCTACCTGCATGCTCGTAACTTTGGAATTCTGCTCAGAAAGAATGCAAATCTTATGGGAATAGCACGGGAGAACGATGAAAAATACATTTCTCAGCTTCATATTGTCTAGTTTTATTTCTAATATTTAGCTTTCAATATATCATCCAATCTTTGAAAAAGAAAAGGAgcaaattgaagaaaaaaaaattttaattttcattatcaTTGAATTTAATGTCATTTTCATAATGTCAGAATATTTATTGAGATTCCGTTAACTCTCAAAATTTTCCAAATTGTAATTTGTTTGCATTTATTGTTTCCCCATATTGGATAATATTATTGCCTCTTCAAAAAATTTTCCAACATTAATAAGTCTAATATCCCACccaatgaaaataataataagaagaagaagagaagaagtgaAATCCAGCCTTATTTTATCTGTATCGTTGAAGCCAGCGgtgaatataaaattatatcaaataatttcattattcattaaaaaaaatattttttatcattcattttatgttatttttattttataaaattaaaatttatcataacagttatttaatgaaattttattttaaattttatacaataTTTATTGAAGATGTGATATCATAAATAAGATAATTATATAatgaataataattaaaattattttcaaaaaaaattaatggaatattttttaatcatttttatgtatattttaaaatattttctaatatatctataatttataatttatatctttaatctatatctataatatatataaatacatataaGAGGATGCAAACTTTTGAATGAACATAGTACTcttaattgttaaattatttatattttataaataagttattataatttatttaaattaattttataatttatataagttTATAATTTATAATCCTAATGGTTAACTTCTATTTTTTTATTGcaagtcaaaataaaattttataaataagaattcattaaaattataaattcattttttcataaaaaaagttataattttcatattctaaaaaaattaatttttatttaaaaaataaaatcagatttttatatttttctaaatataatataatataattatagttgtaatataaattaaactCAAATCATATTTTAGTAAATTTaaagtttttttaattttacttttttcctccttttttcaaaggtatattttttaattacttattaaaatttattgctttatCATAATATGTGAAAAATATAAATGATAAAGAGCATATTTATCTATAATtccataattaattaataacaTATATAAATGTACAAATAAGTCAACGAACTGTGAAGCAATTACTTCTGTAGTATTATCCAACAAATCGTGAAGGTGTTTGGCTTAACTCGTAAACATTAGCTTATAAGTACTAAGTGCTTATAAGTTAATAAAAGTATATAAGCATTTAAAACTTTAAGCAATTACATATTTAGTTAAAGTGATTATAAGCACATTTATTGTTAAAATTACTAAAAaagatattaaataaaatatacggtgaaattttaaaaattaaaagagaataataAGGTAAAATACTTGATCAAACTAGCTTATAAGCACAAAATGAAAAAGCTAGTCTACCCtaacttattttatttatttgtttgtttgtttATAAGCTTAATTTATAAGCCCAAAAAATATTGTGAACAAACAGGTAGACTTATTCTTAGAGCTTATAAGTTGGTTTGACCAGCTTATAAGTTTCATTAGAAAGGAAACCTGCCATATTACCAGAGTTGAGGTCTATTCCAGCAACAACTTTCATTTTGGAGTCATCAAGATCAACTATACAATAAACGCCATTATCAA
It contains:
- the LOC110668170 gene encoding early nodulin-like protein 3, translated to MGTQRFLGFLLVIFFMMIMGFLSGSSQAYQFIVGGRDGWVLNPSENYTLWAHKNRFQVNDTLFFKYKKGSNSVLVVIKDDYYSCNIKEPIQSLTDGDSIFKFDRTGPFYFISGNADNCNKGQRLFTVVMAVRPKPQPTPVPVPQSPPPFGALPTGSSPYLPPSAAESPRDSPTDPNAPEPAPAHSGSRGFIGLVGLVLGAIIGVSLMFG